From the genome of Glycine max cultivar Williams 82 chromosome 2, Glycine_max_v4.0, whole genome shotgun sequence, one region includes:
- the LOC100305666 gene encoding uncharacterized protein LOC100305666 precursor → MAISVALILGLCLAMNMALPTGAATHTVGDTSGWALGVDYSTWASGLKFKVGDSLVFNYGTGHTVDEVKESDYKSCTMGNSLSTDSSGATTITLKTAGTHYFMCAAPGHCDGGMKLAVKVKAKNASASAAAPSPAKESPSESDDAKDTPTTPTSTTNPKTSTSTTPSTETSTTTTSSYTSSAIGGSPIVAMFVVSWISYLLLMM, encoded by the exons ATGGCAATTTCTGTTGCTTTAATTTTGGGTCTATGTTTAGCAATGAACATGGCCCTGCCGACAGGTGCAGCTACCCACACGGTGGGAGACACCTCAGGTTGGGCACTCGGTGTTGATTACAGCACATGGGCTAGTGGCTTGAAATTTAAAGTTGGTGATAGTCTTG TTTTCAATTATGGGACTGGTCACACGGTGGACGAAGTAAAAGAAAGCGATTACAAGAGTTGCACAATGGGCAATTCACTGAGCACAGACAGCAGCGGCGCCACCACAATCACCCTCAAGACCGCCGGCACTCACTACTTCATGTGTGCTGCTCCTGGCCATTGTGACGGTGGCATGAAGCTTGCTGTTAAGGTAAAGGCTAAAAATGCCTCTGCTTCTGCTGCAGCACCTTCACCTGCAAAGGAATCACCTTCAGAAtctgatgatgccaaagacacACCCACTACTCCTACCTCCACCACCAATCCTAAAACTTCAACATCCACCACCCCTTCAACTGAAACCTCCACTACTACTACATCTTCTTATACGTCATCAGCAATTGGCGGCTCACCGATTGTTGCTATGTTTGTTGTTTCTTGGATCTCATACTTGTTGCTTATGATGTGA